A single Pristis pectinata isolate sPriPec2 chromosome 6, sPriPec2.1.pri, whole genome shotgun sequence DNA region contains:
- the LOC127571855 gene encoding lysophosphatidic acid receptor 6-like yields the protein MENGSKDSNDTILYVNTLFASVYGLTVVVGLPLNSISLWVFSIKLKLQTAPVIYLTNLAVSDLLFILALPFRVYYFATTRWPFGNLVCTMSETIFSVNIYTSTLLITLISIDRYLAVVHPLKSNFLRSPKAANIACAIAWFIIISMSFPIAFQYHQKDTKNGTKCYEGFSTESWQSALKLILLITTLGFAVPFVIIIGCFFAVVRVMLQIRKESQAFKRYKIIPLFLLNIGVFIMCFLPFNVALVSYGLHKVGYFSMEGSYLVHAVTMCLASISSCTDPIVYYFTSKAFRNVAMKDAKDTSQCNTFNKKRTSD from the coding sequence ATGGAAAATGGTTCCAAGGATTCAAACGACACAATCCTCTATGTGAATACTCTGTTTGCTTCTGTCTATGGGTTGACAGTGGTGGTTGGATTACCTCTGAACAGCATTTCGCTCTGGGTGTTCAGCATAAAATTGAAACTACAAACGGCTCCAGTTATTTATTTGACTAATCTGGCTGTTTCAGATCTGCTCTTCATTCTCGCATTGCCTTTCAGAGTATATTACTTTGCAACTACTCGGTGGCCTTTTGGAAATCTGGTTTGCACCATGTCTGAAACAATATTTTCTGTGAATATTTATACAAGTACTTTACTTATTACATTAATAAGTATTGATCGTTATCTGGCTGTAGTCCATCCATTGAAGTCAAACTTTCTTAGAAGTCCTAAAGCAGCCAATATCGCCTGTGCTATTGCCTGGTTCATTATCATCTCGATGAGTTTTCCGATTGCTTTTCAATATCATCAGAAAGATACAAAAAATGGCACAAAATGTTATGAAGGATTTTCAACCGAAAGTTGGCAATCTGCTCTTAAACTTATATTACTGATAACAACACTTGGATTTGCAGTGCCTTTTGTAATAATTATCGGTTGCTTTTTTGCTGTTGTCAGAGTTATGCTCCAAATCAGAAAAGAATCTCAAGCGTTTAAAAGATACAAAATCATACCGTTGTTTCTATTGAACATTGGAGTCTTTATCATGTGCTTTTTACCTTTCAATGTTGCTTTGGTATCGTATGGACTGCATAAAGTAGGTTATTTCTCGATGGAAGGCAGTTACCTAGTTCATGCTGTCACCATGTGCTTGGCCAGTATCAGCAGCTGTACAGATCCCATTGTTTACTATTTTACTAGCAAAGCTTTCAGAAATGTTGCAATGAAAGATGCAAAGGACACTTCGCAGTGCAATACATTTAATAAAAAGAGGACATCAGACTAA